A window of Polaribacter litorisediminis contains these coding sequences:
- the ileS gene encoding isoleucine--tRNA ligase has translation MKAKFPEYKGLDLPKVAEEILNYWQENNIFEKSVSTREGAEPFVFFEGPPSANGLPGVHHVLARAIKDIFPRYKTMKGYQVKRKAGWDTHGLPIELGVEKELGITKEDIGKKISVEDYNAACRKAVMRYTDIWNDLTQKMGYWVDMEDPYITYEPKYMESVWWLLKQIYAKKLIYKGYTIQPYSPKAGTGLSSHELNQPGTYQDVTDTTVVAQFKAVNETLPDFLQNLGDIHFIAWTTTPWTLPSNTALTVGPKIEYVLVDTFNQYTFKPIKVILAKKLVGKQFGGKNNFQVQDAAALKEYNSGDKKIPFYIIKEFTGKDLVGIKYEQLLDYNLNFENSENAFRIISGDFVTTEDGTGIVHTAPTFGADDALVAKQASPEIPPLLVKDENDNLVPLVDLQGKFRSEIKDPIYGFAGEYVKSEYLSEADFEVELKIQQKSLKDVLKNQDTYLSVDERLGLKLKNENKAFKVEKYKHSYPNCWRTDKPILYYPLDSWFIKVTDVKDRMYELNKTINWKPESTGTGRFGNWLANANDWNLSRSRYWGIPLPIWRTEDGKEEICIGSVKELKAEMKKSVAMGFIPLDIFEDFEVDNMSEENYAKIDLHKNIVDEIVLVSASGQPMKRENDLIDVWFDSGSMPYAQWHYPFENKQKIDENESFPADFIAEGVDQTRGWFYTLHAIATMVFDSVAYKNVVSNGLVLDKNGHKMSKRLGNATDPFTTLSTYGADATRWYMISNANPWDNLKFDLAGIEEVKRKFFGTLYNTYSFFSLYTNIDGFSYNEPDITLNERPELDRWILSELHTLIHKVDTFYAEYEPTRAARVISDFTQDYLSNWYVRLSRRRFWKGDYQTDKISAYQTLYTCMVTIAKLGAPIAPFFMDKLYQDLNAVTHKETSESIHLADFPKYDANFVDKSLERKMENAQTISSLVLSLRAKEKIKVRQPLQKIMVPVDNEQQKEEILAVADLIKHEVNIKEIQILEDASDILIKQIKPNFKALGPKFGKEMRFVAAEVQKFSQEDINKIEKDKNISIDVNGKNITLGVEDVEISSKDIEGWLVANEGALTVALDVTLTEELRKEGVARELVNRIQNARKDNGLEVTDKIKLTVLNYQDLQQSILDNKDYIMSETLTKELVFVDVLNNGTDIEFDTIKSRILIEKL, from the coding sequence ATGAAAGCGAAATTTCCTGAATATAAAGGACTTGACTTACCCAAAGTAGCAGAAGAAATACTTAATTATTGGCAAGAAAATAACATTTTTGAGAAAAGTGTTTCTACAAGAGAAGGTGCAGAGCCTTTTGTTTTTTTTGAAGGACCTCCTTCAGCAAATGGACTTCCAGGAGTTCATCATGTTTTAGCACGTGCCATCAAAGATATTTTTCCGAGATATAAAACCATGAAAGGCTACCAAGTAAAGCGAAAAGCTGGTTGGGATACACATGGATTACCAATAGAATTAGGGGTTGAAAAAGAGTTGGGAATTACCAAAGAGGATATTGGTAAAAAAATTTCTGTAGAAGATTATAATGCTGCCTGTAGAAAAGCAGTAATGCGTTATACCGATATTTGGAACGATTTAACTCAAAAAATGGGCTATTGGGTAGATATGGAAGATCCATATATTACCTACGAACCGAAATATATGGAGTCGGTTTGGTGGTTGCTAAAACAGATTTATGCAAAAAAATTAATTTACAAAGGCTATACCATTCAGCCATATTCGCCAAAAGCAGGAACGGGTTTAAGTTCTCATGAGTTAAATCAACCAGGAACGTATCAAGATGTTACAGATACTACTGTGGTGGCACAATTTAAAGCGGTAAACGAAACACTTCCAGATTTTTTACAAAATTTAGGAGATATTCATTTTATTGCTTGGACCACAACTCCGTGGACCTTGCCAAGTAACACGGCATTAACTGTTGGGCCTAAAATTGAATATGTTTTAGTTGATACTTTTAATCAATATACTTTTAAACCAATAAAAGTAATTCTAGCTAAAAAGTTAGTTGGAAAACAATTCGGAGGCAAAAATAATTTTCAGGTTCAAGATGCGGCCGCTTTAAAAGAATACAATTCGGGTGATAAGAAAATTCCTTTTTACATAATTAAAGAATTTACAGGTAAAGATTTAGTCGGAATAAAATACGAACAATTATTAGACTATAATCTTAATTTCGAGAATTCAGAAAATGCTTTTAGAATAATTTCTGGCGATTTTGTTACTACAGAAGATGGAACAGGAATCGTGCATACAGCGCCAACATTTGGAGCAGATGATGCTCTGGTTGCAAAACAGGCTAGTCCAGAAATTCCGCCTCTATTGGTAAAAGACGAAAATGATAATTTAGTGCCTCTAGTTGATTTACAAGGAAAATTCAGATCAGAAATAAAAGATCCTATTTATGGTTTTGCCGGAGAATATGTAAAATCAGAATATTTGAGTGAAGCTGATTTTGAGGTTGAATTAAAAATTCAGCAAAAGAGTTTAAAAGATGTTTTAAAAAATCAAGATACATATTTATCCGTTGATGAAAGACTGGGTTTAAAACTAAAAAATGAAAACAAGGCTTTTAAGGTAGAAAAATATAAACACAGTTATCCTAATTGTTGGCGAACAGATAAGCCAATTTTATATTATCCATTAGATTCATGGTTTATTAAGGTAACCGATGTAAAGGATAGAATGTATGAGTTAAACAAAACCATCAACTGGAAACCAGAATCTACCGGAACTGGACGTTTTGGTAACTGGTTGGCAAACGCAAACGATTGGAATTTATCGCGTTCTCGTTACTGGGGGATTCCTTTGCCAATCTGGAGAACAGAAGACGGTAAAGAAGAAATCTGCATTGGTTCTGTAAAAGAATTAAAAGCTGAGATGAAAAAATCAGTAGCAATGGGATTTATCCCATTAGACATTTTTGAAGATTTTGAAGTTGATAACATGTCTGAAGAAAACTATGCAAAAATAGATTTGCATAAAAATATTGTCGATGAAATTGTGTTGGTTTCAGCATCAGGACAACCTATGAAACGCGAAAACGATTTGATAGATGTTTGGTTTGATTCTGGCTCTATGCCTTATGCACAATGGCATTATCCATTTGAAAATAAACAAAAAATTGATGAAAATGAATCCTTTCCAGCAGATTTTATTGCAGAAGGTGTAGATCAAACTCGTGGTTGGTTTTATACATTACATGCTATTGCCACCATGGTTTTTGATTCTGTTGCGTATAAAAACGTGGTTTCAAATGGGTTGGTTTTGGATAAAAACGGACATAAAATGTCAAAAAGACTCGGAAATGCAACCGATCCTTTTACTACTTTATCCACCTATGGTGCAGATGCAACGCGCTGGTATATGATCTCTAATGCAAATCCGTGGGATAATTTAAAATTTGATTTAGCCGGAATTGAAGAGGTGAAACGCAAGTTTTTCGGAACCTTATATAACACGTATTCTTTCTTTAGTTTATACACCAATATTGATGGTTTTTCTTATAACGAACCAGACATCACTCTAAACGAAAGACCAGAATTAGATCGCTGGATTTTATCAGAATTACATACTTTAATTCATAAAGTTGATACATTTTATGCTGAGTATGAGCCTACAAGAGCCGCGAGAGTGATATCAGATTTTACACAAGATTATCTAAGTAATTGGTACGTGCGTTTAAGTAGAAGACGTTTTTGGAAAGGTGATTATCAAACTGATAAAATTTCTGCATACCAAACATTGTACACCTGTATGGTTACAATTGCCAAATTAGGTGCGCCGATTGCTCCTTTTTTTATGGATAAATTGTATCAAGATTTAAATGCTGTTACGCATAAAGAAACATCAGAAAGTATTCATTTAGCAGATTTTCCTAAATATGATGCCAATTTTGTTGATAAAAGCTTGGAACGTAAAATGGAAAACGCACAAACTATCTCTTCTCTAGTACTTTCACTAAGAGCAAAAGAGAAAATAAAAGTACGCCAGCCTTTACAAAAAATTATGGTTCCTGTTGATAATGAGCAGCAAAAAGAGGAAATTTTAGCTGTTGCAGATTTAATAAAACATGAAGTAAATATTAAGGAAATTCAGATATTAGAAGATGCTTCAGATATTTTAATCAAACAAATAAAACCTAATTTTAAAGCTTTAGGTCCAAAGTTTGGAAAGGAAATGCGATTTGTTGCGGCAGAGGTTCAAAAATTTTCACAAGAAGATATTAACAAAATAGAAAAAGATAAAAACATTTCTATAGACGTTAATGGAAAAAATATTACTTTAGGTGTCGAAGATGTAGAGATATCATCCAAAGATATAGAGGGTTGGTTAGTAGCAAATGAAGGCGCATTAACAGTAGCTTTAGATGTTACTTTAACAGAAGAATTACGAAAAGAAGGGGTTGCCAGAGAGTTGGTTAATAGAATTCAGAATGCTCGTAAAGATAACGGTTTAGAGGTAACAGATAAAATTAAGTTAACGGTCTTAAACTATCAAGACTTACAGCAATCTATCTTGGATAATAAGGACTACATTATGAGTGAAACCTTAACCAAAGAATTGGTTTTTGTGGATGTGTTAAATAATGGAACAGATATTGAATTTGATACCATTAAAAGTAGAATATTAATAGAAAAATTGTAG
- a CDS encoding AraC family transcriptional regulator: protein MIQRKPTLEKITPNFGSSLLVKKHLEFLKTNTPFWHFHPEIELVYVNKGKGKRHIGNHISYFNNSQLVLIGSNLPHIGYLDRLTTNGSETLIQFMPDFLGKDFFKIPEMMAIDALFERAKKGIRFNIEIKQRIGAKIEQLVELQGPSRITSFIEILNDLATTDDYTLLNANGFAFEATRQDSNKIEIIYKHINDNFKEHMSLDEVAGIVSMTEPAFCRYFKKSTGKTFTKLVNEYRVVHATKLLAESAMSITAISFECGFNNFSHFNKLFKEFTGKTASTYRSEMKDLIQ from the coding sequence ATGATACAGAGAAAACCAACTCTAGAGAAAATTACACCAAATTTTGGTAGTTCTTTATTAGTAAAGAAGCACCTAGAGTTCTTAAAAACCAATACACCCTTCTGGCATTTTCATCCAGAAATAGAATTGGTATATGTAAATAAAGGAAAAGGAAAAAGACATATTGGCAATCATATAAGCTACTTTAATAATAGTCAGTTAGTATTAATAGGATCTAATTTGCCGCATATTGGGTATTTAGATCGCTTAACAACAAACGGTTCTGAAACTTTAATACAGTTTATGCCAGATTTTTTAGGAAAGGATTTTTTTAAAATTCCAGAAATGATGGCTATTGATGCGCTATTTGAGCGTGCAAAAAAAGGAATTCGGTTTAATATAGAAATTAAGCAAAGAATTGGTGCAAAAATAGAGCAGTTGGTTGAGTTACAAGGACCTTCTAGAATTACTTCATTTATAGAAATTTTAAATGATTTAGCGACTACAGATGATTATACGTTGCTAAATGCAAATGGTTTTGCTTTTGAGGCTACACGTCAAGACAGTAATAAAATTGAAATTATTTATAAACATATTAATGATAATTTTAAAGAACACATGAGTTTAGATGAAGTAGCCGGTATTGTTAGTATGACAGAACCAGCTTTTTGTAGGTACTTTAAAAAATCTACAGGAAAAACATTTACAAAATTAGTAAATGAATATAGAGTAGTACATGCAACTAAGTTGTTGGCAGAGAGTGCTATGAGTATTACTGCAATTAGTTTTGAGTGCGGTTTTAATAACTTTTCTCATTTTAATAAATTATTCAAAGAGTTTACAGGAAAAACGGCTTCTACATATCGAAGCGAAATGAAAGATTTAATACAATAA
- a CDS encoding universal stress protein, producing the protein MQNILVPIGFTENAQNTLQYAIDFAADINAKIFVFRAYSSQSKAGTIINIDAIIARETNLYLRTMVNSVDKKNVDIKLISAKGSVVDSVLSIDDELGIDLIIVGAKSNSIKEEIFLGKTAGSIVKQTELPILTIPEGYQYTPVKSILMAFKSGIIKSKTALSPLQYIVKKFSAQVNLLLVKTPSYTQEDLILHPDLEKLQTTLTVTENATTFQGVLEHIKTYNPDMICVITRKRGFFQKLWEKNTILKEEFFTNLPLLILKGK; encoded by the coding sequence ATGCAAAACATTTTAGTACCTATCGGATTTACAGAAAACGCTCAAAACACTTTGCAGTATGCCATTGATTTTGCTGCCGACATCAATGCAAAAATATTTGTTTTTAGAGCGTACAGTTCACAATCTAAAGCAGGAACTATTATAAATATTGATGCTATTATTGCTCGTGAAACCAATTTGTATTTGCGAACGATGGTCAATTCTGTTGATAAAAAAAATGTAGATATTAAACTTATCTCAGCCAAAGGGTCTGTGGTAGATAGTGTTTTATCTATTGATGATGAATTGGGAATTGATCTCATTATTGTTGGCGCCAAAAGTAATTCAATAAAAGAAGAAATATTTTTAGGAAAAACGGCTGGTAGTATCGTAAAACAGACTGAACTACCCATATTAACAATTCCTGAAGGTTATCAATATACCCCTGTAAAAAGCATTTTAATGGCTTTTAAATCTGGCATTATAAAAAGTAAAACAGCTTTATCTCCTTTACAATATATAGTAAAGAAATTTAGCGCTCAAGTAAACCTATTATTGGTAAAAACACCAAGTTATACCCAAGAAGATTTAATTTTACATCCAGATTTAGAAAAACTACAAACTACTTTAACCGTTACTGAAAATGCAACAACTTTTCAAGGGGTTTTAGAACATATTAAAACGTATAATCCTGATATGATTTGTGTTATTACACGTAAAAGAGGATTCTTTCAAAAGCTTTGGGAAAAAAATACAATCCTTAAAGAAGAATTTTTTACCAATCTTCCTTTGTTGATTTTGAAAGGCAAGTAA
- a CDS encoding enoyl-CoA hydratase/isomerase family protein — protein MKFNNILVKKNNALAQVTINRPKKLNALNSETIHELSEAFEALEEDDNIKVVVLTGAGDKAFVAGADISEFAHFSVDEGANLARKGQEILFNLIENLSKPVIAAINGFALGGGLELAMSCHFRIASDNAKMGLPEVSLGVIPGYGGTQRLAQLVGKGKAMELILTASMISAEDAKNCSLVNHVTTPEELLPLAEKLAGKIMRNSSVAISGAIKAVNANFEDGVNGFDVEIEEFGKCFGTQDFKEGTTAFLEKRKPNFPGN, from the coding sequence ATGAAATTCAACAATATTTTAGTAAAAAAAAATAATGCTTTAGCACAAGTAACCATTAACAGACCCAAAAAGTTAAATGCTTTAAATAGTGAAACGATCCATGAATTAAGTGAAGCTTTTGAGGCTTTAGAAGAAGATGACAATATTAAAGTAGTTGTTCTTACAGGTGCTGGTGATAAGGCTTTTGTAGCGGGTGCAGATATTTCTGAATTTGCACATTTTTCTGTGGATGAAGGTGCTAATTTGGCAAGAAAAGGACAAGAAATCTTGTTTAATTTAATTGAAAACTTATCGAAACCAGTCATTGCGGCGATCAATGGTTTTGCTTTAGGAGGCGGATTAGAGTTGGCAATGTCATGTCATTTTAGAATTGCATCAGACAATGCTAAAATGGGGTTGCCAGAAGTTTCTTTGGGGGTAATTCCTGGGTATGGAGGCACGCAACGTTTAGCACAATTGGTTGGTAAAGGCAAAGCCATGGAACTAATTTTAACCGCAAGTATGATTTCTGCAGAAGATGCTAAAAACTGTTCTTTGGTAAATCATGTGACAACGCCTGAAGAATTATTGCCCTTGGCAGAAAAATTAGCTGGTAAAATAATGCGCAATTCCTCTGTGGCAATTTCTGGAGCTATCAAGGCTGTAAATGCTAATTTTGAAGATGGCGTAAATGGTTTTGATGTAGAAATTGAAGAATTTGGTAAATGCTTTGGTACGCAAGATTTTAAAGAAGGAACCACCGCTTTTTTAGAAAAAAGAAAGCCAAATTTTCCTGGAAATTAA
- a CDS encoding TerB family tellurite resistance protein, whose protein sequence is MGSFSKWLGAGLGFTLGGPIGAAIGFAVGSFVDGFDKEDFTQERVDYDRRVQGGNRNVNTQSGDFEISLLVLASIVIKADGKIDKRELEFVRSQFLGMYGKERANNAFKLFKGIVKKEISSRQVCIQIRAHMPHASRLQLLHFLFGVAKADEFVTEKEVEEIKKIAGYLYINSHDFESIKAMFYDDSDNAYKILETEKGATNSQIKTAYRKMVKKYHPDKLQDLGEEHLKGAKDKFQSIQDAYEKIKAERGL, encoded by the coding sequence ATGGGAAGTTTTTCTAAATGGTTAGGAGCTGGTTTAGGTTTTACTTTAGGCGGGCCAATCGGTGCAGCCATAGGGTTTGCAGTGGGTAGTTTTGTAGATGGTTTTGATAAAGAAGATTTTACACAAGAAAGGGTAGATTACGATAGAAGGGTACAAGGAGGTAATCGAAATGTAAACACGCAATCTGGAGATTTTGAAATAAGTTTACTTGTTTTAGCGTCTATTGTTATTAAGGCGGATGGCAAAATAGACAAGCGTGAGTTAGAATTTGTGCGTTCTCAATTTTTAGGAATGTATGGTAAGGAAAGAGCAAACAATGCTTTTAAACTTTTTAAAGGAATTGTTAAAAAAGAAATTTCTTCGCGTCAAGTTTGTATTCAAATAAGAGCACATATGCCACATGCATCTCGTTTACAGCTTTTACATTTTCTGTTTGGTGTTGCGAAAGCAGATGAGTTTGTTACTGAAAAAGAAGTAGAAGAGATTAAAAAGATTGCGGGGTATTTATACATCAATTCTCATGATTTTGAGTCTATAAAAGCGATGTTTTATGATGATTCAGATAACGCTTATAAAATTTTAGAGACCGAAAAAGGAGCTACCAATAGCCAAATTAAAACGGCTTACAGAAAAATGGTGAAAAAATACCATCCAGATAAATTGCAAGACTTAGGCGAAGAGCATTTAAAAGGAGCCAAAGATAAATTTCAAAGCATTCAAGATGCGTATGAAAAAATAAAAGCTGAAAGAGGACTTTAA
- a CDS encoding sensor histidine kinase → MILLVLLASILILVVTVFQYDEQTQDYNIQRFERKEATTQETIDLELRNKTSYPVNTQNIAKIFQERIYEISSINKLNISIFDLHGNLLVSSKINAFEENSIEPLPYNRLNELSQNSNHRILKTRREEGVSYQSSYTYINDPKFKRIGILELQFTQDNSEIEKELKEFIARLSLVYLLMLMIAIALAYFLSTYITRSIQIISDRMQSTRINERNEKIMLGSASSEIEVLVDAYNNMIDQLEESAVKLAKSEREQAWREMAKQVAHEIKNPLTPMRLTVQSFERKFDPTDKNIKAKLREYSQTLIQQIDVMTSIASAFSDFAKMPTQKKEKINVVSVVKLALDIFNEDFISYLPSEEEIYANLDKTQLIRIVTNLVKNAMQASEKEEKPIIEVKVISDKTTIKISVSDNGKGISEDVKDLIFEPKFTTKSSGMGLGLPMIKNIIEAYDGSISFTSKLGVGTVFTVILPKE, encoded by the coding sequence ATGATTTTATTGGTGTTATTAGCATCAATCTTAATTTTGGTAGTTACTGTTTTTCAGTATGATGAACAAACACAAGACTATAATATTCAGCGTTTTGAAAGAAAAGAGGCTACTACTCAAGAAACTATAGACCTTGAGTTAAGAAATAAAACGAGTTATCCTGTAAATACACAAAATATAGCAAAAATATTTCAAGAACGTATTTATGAAATTTCATCTATTAATAAATTAAATATATCAATTTTTGATCTTCATGGTAATTTATTGGTGTCATCAAAAATAAATGCTTTCGAAGAAAATTCAATTGAACCTTTACCTTATAATCGTTTAAACGAGTTGTCTCAAAACTCAAATCATAGAATATTAAAAACGAGAAGAGAAGAGGGCGTTAGTTACCAATCATCTTATACGTATATAAATGATCCGAAGTTTAAAAGAATCGGAATTCTAGAACTACAGTTTACACAAGACAATTCAGAAATTGAAAAAGAACTCAAAGAATTTATAGCAAGGTTAAGTTTGGTGTATTTGTTAATGTTGATGATTGCCATTGCTTTGGCGTATTTTTTATCTACCTATATAACCCGCTCTATTCAAATAATCTCTGATAGAATGCAAAGTACGCGAATCAATGAACGTAACGAAAAAATAATGCTGGGCTCTGCCAGTTCAGAAATTGAAGTGTTGGTAGATGCTTATAATAATATGATTGATCAGTTAGAGGAAAGTGCGGTGAAATTAGCAAAGAGTGAACGTGAACAAGCTTGGCGAGAAATGGCAAAACAAGTGGCGCATGAAATTAAAAATCCGCTAACCCCAATGCGCTTAACAGTGCAAAGTTTTGAACGAAAATTTGATCCTACGGATAAGAATATAAAGGCAAAACTGAGAGAATATAGCCAAACACTCATTCAGCAAATCGATGTAATGACTTCTATAGCTTCGGCTTTCTCTGATTTCGCAAAAATGCCTACACAAAAAAAAGAAAAAATTAATGTAGTAAGTGTTGTAAAATTAGCGTTAGATATTTTTAACGAAGATTTTATTTCTTACCTACCAAGTGAAGAAGAAATATATGCGAATTTAGATAAAACACAATTAATTAGAATTGTAACCAACTTAGTTAAAAATGCAATGCAAGCTTCAGAAAAAGAAGAAAAACCTATTATAGAAGTAAAAGTAATCTCGGATAAAACTACTATAAAAATTTCGGTTTCTGATAACGGAAAAGGAATTTCTGAAGACGTAAAAGATTTAATTTTTGAGCCTAAATTTACAACTAAATCAAGCGGCATGGGGCTAGGTTTGCCAATGATTAAAAATATTATTGAGGCATATGATGGTTCTATTTCTTTTACATCAAAACTTGGAGTTGGTACTGTTTTTACCGTAATTTTACCAAAGGAATAA
- a CDS encoding BrxA/BrxB family bacilliredoxin codes for MYPEELVKPMRDELINAGFEALYTSEDVQNAMAKEGTTLVVVNSVCGCAAGTARPGAIASLQASKTPLNLTTVFAGVEKESTQKAREFMIPFPPSSPAIALFKDGNLVHMLERHHIEGRSAQMIAQNLAGAYEEFC; via the coding sequence ATGTATCCAGAAGAATTAGTAAAACCAATGCGCGATGAGTTAATAAACGCTGGTTTTGAAGCATTATATACCAGTGAAGACGTACAAAATGCAATGGCCAAAGAAGGAACAACTTTAGTCGTTGTAAATTCTGTTTGTGGTTGTGCAGCAGGAACTGCAAGACCTGGAGCTATAGCTTCTTTACAAGCCTCTAAAACTCCTTTAAATTTAACCACTGTTTTTGCTGGGGTTGAAAAAGAATCTACGCAAAAAGCGAGAGAATTTATGATTCCTTTCCCTCCATCATCACCGGCAATTGCCTTATTTAAAGATGGTAATTTAGTGCACATGTTAGAGCGTCATCATATTGAAGGAAGATCTGCACAAATGATTGCGCAGAATTTAGCAGGAGCTTACGAAGAATTTTGCTAG
- a CDS encoding MATE family efflux transporter, which produces MKVDLSFRRINKLAIPALIAGIAEPLLSITDTAIIGNIQENATESLAAVGIVGAFISMLVWVFGQVRSAISSIISQYVGANKLDEIKSLPAQAIAIIVAGSLLVLSISYPFAKQIFQFYNASSSILEYCVIYFKIRIFGFPFSLLVFAIFGTFRGLQNTSYPMIIAIIGALLNIALDIIFVYGVEGFIPAMNIEGAAYASVIAQITMAIISVVLLLKKTTISLQIKLPFHKEVPNLLQMIGNLFIRTIALNTALYLATAFATEYGKEYIAAYTIGLNIWLLGAFIVDGYSSAGNILAGKLLGAKDDKSLILLSNKLVKYGFFTGIIMVIFGFAFYNSIGRIFTKDPFVLEQFYDVFWIVILMQPLNAITFIYDGMFKGMGEMKYLRNVLLLSTGFIFIPTLFFFDWLDYKLVAIWIAFTCWILARGIPLILKFRKKFLPVTSF; this is translated from the coding sequence TTGAAAGTAGATCTAAGTTTTAGACGTATTAATAAATTGGCAATTCCTGCTTTAATTGCGGGTATTGCAGAGCCATTATTATCGATTACAGATACCGCCATTATTGGTAATATTCAAGAAAATGCTACAGAAAGTTTAGCAGCGGTAGGCATTGTAGGTGCTTTTATTTCGATGCTTGTTTGGGTTTTTGGGCAAGTTCGAAGTGCAATTTCTTCGATCATTTCACAGTACGTAGGTGCCAATAAATTAGATGAAATTAAAAGTTTACCCGCACAAGCTATTGCTATTATTGTTGCAGGTAGTCTTCTGGTTTTGTCAATTTCTTATCCGTTTGCAAAACAAATTTTTCAATTTTACAATGCGTCTAGTAGCATCTTAGAATATTGTGTCATTTATTTTAAAATTAGGATTTTTGGTTTTCCTTTTTCACTTTTAGTATTTGCTATTTTCGGAACCTTTAGAGGATTACAAAATACTTCTTATCCAATGATAATTGCCATTATTGGTGCCTTATTAAATATTGCGTTAGATATTATTTTTGTCTACGGAGTTGAAGGTTTTATACCTGCAATGAATATAGAGGGTGCTGCGTATGCTAGTGTAATTGCACAAATTACTATGGCAATAATTTCAGTTGTATTGTTGCTTAAAAAAACAACGATTTCTTTACAAATAAAATTACCTTTTCATAAAGAAGTTCCGAATTTATTACAAATGATTGGCAATCTGTTTATCAGAACCATCGCCCTAAATACTGCATTATACTTAGCGACTGCTTTTGCCACAGAATATGGTAAAGAATATATTGCTGCCTACACAATTGGCTTAAATATTTGGTTGTTGGGAGCATTTATAGTCGATGGATACTCGAGTGCTGGGAATATTTTAGCAGGTAAATTATTAGGAGCAAAAGATGATAAGTCTTTAATTCTGTTGAGCAATAAACTGGTTAAGTATGGTTTTTTTACAGGAATTATCATGGTCATTTTTGGATTTGCTTTTTATAATTCCATTGGTCGTATTTTTACAAAAGATCCTTTCGTTTTAGAACAATTCTATGATGTTTTTTGGATTGTTATTCTTATGCAACCACTTAATGCGATTACTTTTATTTATGATGGAATGTTTAAAGGAATGGGAGAAATGAAATACTTAAGAAACGTTTTACTGCTTTCTACAGGATTTATATTTATTCCTACATTATTCTTTTTTGATTGGTTAGATTATAAATTAGTTGCCATTTGGATTGCTTTTACCTGCTGGATTCTGGCAAGAGGAATTCCGCTAATTTTAAAATTTAGAAAGAAATTTTTACCGGTTACATCATTTTAA
- a CDS encoding HD domain-containing protein has translation MNQDTIIPNTIAFVKEELKNAEGGHDWFHIERVFRNALLIAKEEKVDVLVVSLAALLHDIADPKFHQGDETIGPKKATKFLIAQKVPKEIGQHVVKIIKHVSFKNSLSNDKRKFTSKELEVVQDADRLDAIGAIGIARCFNYGGFKNRELYNPEILPNLTLTKEEYKNSNAPTINHFYEKLLLLKDQMNTSTGKQIALKRHQFMEEYLNQFYSEWNGKL, from the coding sequence ATGAATCAAGATACCATTATTCCGAATACAATTGCTTTTGTAAAAGAAGAATTAAAAAATGCTGAAGGCGGGCACGATTGGTTTCATATAGAACGGGTTTTTAGAAACGCTCTGTTGATAGCCAAAGAAGAAAAAGTTGATGTTCTTGTCGTTTCATTAGCTGCTTTACTGCATGATATTGCAGATCCTAAATTTCATCAGGGTGATGAAACTATAGGCCCTAAAAAGGCTACAAAATTTTTAATCGCTCAAAAAGTACCTAAAGAAATTGGGCAACATGTTGTAAAAATCATTAAGCATGTTTCGTTTAAAAATTCTTTAAGTAACGATAAAAGAAAATTCACATCTAAAGAATTAGAAGTAGTGCAGGATGCCGACAGATTAGATGCCATTGGGGCCATTGGAATTGCACGTTGTTTTAATTATGGCGGTTTTAAAAACAGGGAACTGTATAACCCTGAAATTCTACCCAACTTAACCCTAACCAAAGAGGAATATAAAAACTCTAACGCGCCAACAATCAATCATTTTTATGAAAAATTGTTATTGCTAAAGGATCAAATGAATACTTCTACCGGCAAACAAATTGCATTAAAAAGGCATCAATTCATGGAAGAATATTTAAATCAATTTTATAGCGAATGGAATGGAAAACTATAA